The window CACAGTCTCCCCCACCCACTTCCATTGTATCATATGGTGATTGGATGAACTCATCTTGTCTGGGGTCGCTGTAATAAGAATAATTTTCCACAACGTAGCGGTATAATTTATTTATCTGGCAGTCTTTATCCCCGGAAGGACAATCTCTAACGATCTCTGCAGCTTTTGTTCTTAAGGTAATATCTTCAAAAACTATCTCGTTTACATAAGGTTCAACTCGTTGAACCTCAGGATCGCCGTTTAACCTTGATAGAGTTTCATCATCTATGCAACCGCTAATAAACAATGCGATCAGGAGTAAAACAAAGGTAATTGAAAGACTTTCTATCTTCATTTTCATTTCTAATTCGTTTTATTTCTTAATTTGTATTTGGATTAGAAATATCCGAGCATTAGCCAGGATTTTCTGGTTCCCACCTTTTATACAGTCTGTGTTCAATATTTAGCAAATCCAGCACTCTCCCTACCACAAAATCGATCATCTCATCTACAGTTTGCGGTCTTGGATATAATCCCGGACATGCAGGCAGCACAGCAGCACCCGCACGACGTACTTTCACCATATTCTCCAGATCGATCAAACTTAAGGGTGTCTCCCTTGGAACCAGTACAAGTCTCCTATCCTCTTTCAGGCAAACATCAGCTGCCCTTCCTATTAATGTATCAGAAAAACCATTGGCAATAGAGCTAAGAGTCTTCATGCTGCAGGGTATGATCACCATTCCTGCTGTCCTATGTGAACCGCTGGCCACAGGTGCAGTTAAGTCATCTATTTTCCAGGAATAGT of the Methanosarcinales archaeon genome contains:
- a CDS encoding UbiX family flavin prenyltransferase, whose amino-acid sequence is MNSEIVIGISGASGVIYGIRLLEELNKKEDVTVHLIISEPAKQIIDIETDYSYSDLESLADYSWKIDDLTAPVASGSHRTAGMVIIPCSMKTLSSIANGFSDTLIGRAADVCLKEDRRLVLVPRETPLSLIDLENMVKVRRAGAAVLPACPGLYPRPQTVDEMIDFVVGRVLDLLNIEHRLYKRWEPENPG